One Aerococcus urinaeequi DNA segment encodes these proteins:
- a CDS encoding DUF1538 domain-containing protein, protein MQLLLDKFKEVISSVLPIVVFVFALAFTLVDVPGDMMARFAIGSILLTLGLTIFLFGVDIGMTPIGNYLGDSIIRSSSHLIVLLLSFFIGFSITVAEPDLLILGQQISDATGGVLGSQTIVVVVSIGVGVMIALAVYRVMKDVALKWFFLAVYAVITLLSIFADSTFLAMSFDASGATTGALTTPFVLALGTSVSSKKGGKGAEDDSFGLVGAMSTGPILAVMIMSLVQSSSFQNSDEAYQYTEGIIRPFIANIGHTVQESVVSLIPILILFAIVIYFYRRINKGELRRIAIGVVYVLIGLTFFLIGVNQGFMDMGRYLATELATNHEALLPWIGLVMGLVVVLAEPAVHVLGDQVEDVTGGHIPNKLLLFSLSIGVGLAVMMSMLRIMVPGVELWHFLLPGFGLSILLSFYVPNLFTGIAFDAGGVASGPMTATFILAFAQGVAATLPQADVLIDGFGIIAMVAMTPVLMVQILGLIYKLRVKDKKTANKGVN, encoded by the coding sequence ATGCAGTTATTGCTAGATAAGTTTAAAGAAGTGATATCTTCTGTCTTACCTATCGTCGTCTTTGTATTCGCGCTAGCATTTACCCTGGTTGATGTGCCAGGAGATATGATGGCGAGATTTGCAATTGGTTCAATCCTATTAACACTAGGACTGACCATTTTCCTATTCGGGGTAGATATTGGTATGACGCCAATTGGGAATTATTTAGGTGATTCGATTATTCGATCAAGTTCCCATTTAATCGTACTATTATTATCATTCTTTATAGGGTTTTCGATTACCGTAGCCGAACCAGACCTATTAATTTTGGGCCAGCAAATTTCTGATGCAACGGGTGGCGTTTTAGGGTCACAAACCATTGTTGTCGTTGTATCAATAGGTGTGGGGGTTATGATCGCCCTTGCTGTTTACCGGGTAATGAAAGATGTCGCCTTGAAGTGGTTCTTCCTAGCCGTTTATGCGGTCATCACCTTATTATCAATTTTCGCAGACTCTACCTTCCTAGCGATGTCATTTGACGCCTCTGGTGCAACAACAGGTGCCTTAACTACACCATTTGTATTGGCCTTAGGTACCAGTGTTTCCTCCAAAAAAGGTGGTAAAGGGGCTGAAGATGATTCCTTTGGTTTAGTAGGTGCCATGTCAACAGGACCAATCTTAGCCGTGATGATTATGTCACTAGTTCAAAGTTCATCTTTCCAAAATTCTGATGAAGCTTACCAATATACTGAAGGGATTATCCGTCCGTTCATCGCAAATATTGGTCATACTGTTCAAGAATCAGTAGTTTCACTTATTCCAATTTTAATCCTATTCGCGATTGTGATTTATTTTTATAGAAGAATCAATAAAGGTGAATTACGCCGTATTGCTATTGGGGTTGTCTATGTCTTGATTGGTTTAACTTTCTTCTTAATCGGGGTTAACCAAGGATTTATGGATATGGGTCGTTACTTAGCGACTGAATTAGCCACTAACCACGAAGCCTTACTACCATGGATTGGTCTTGTGATGGGGCTAGTTGTTGTATTAGCTGAACCAGCTGTACACGTACTTGGGGACCAGGTTGAAGACGTAACAGGTGGACATATCCCTAATAAGTTGTTATTATTCTCCTTGTCGATTGGTGTAGGGTTAGCCGTAATGATGTCAATGCTTCGTATTATGGTACCAGGCGTTGAATTGTGGCACTTCCTATTGCCAGGATTTGGCTTATCAATATTATTAAGCTTTTACGTACCCAACCTGTTTACAGGTATCGCCTTCGATGCTGGTGGGGTAGCATCTGGTCCAATGACGGCAACTTTCATTTTGGCCTTTGCACAAGGTGTAGCGGCTACATTGCCACAAGCAGATGTCTTAATAGATGGATTTGGTATCATCGCAATGGT